The proteins below are encoded in one region of Centropristis striata isolate RG_2023a ecotype Rhode Island chromosome 12, C.striata_1.0, whole genome shotgun sequence:
- the LOC131981975 gene encoding uncharacterized protein LOC131981975: protein MSKSHLIHTDEAFIDLITGWFQLNITSLIHQLRFICQQLSAVNSLRSDWSVLISGNTYNSPHLTESPTAAFNMMTVQFLSGASLFALLVVDICCLPVQKGSGPGASYDSSYTNAGPSFDSYQGAPSDYSSSGSGMPNYGPSQGGSTQYYQAAPQPMPSVPQSASPAQSGAAFQSAPREISWAVAPLSLSGDAEMSAGARAAASGPGALPPGPVYQAGDLSHFESSIEHGNSERETEEQGWLPPPPPYMPESEESAGESFIGQPETDSNMGGIWGPYPSYNYMFLTGQYPAGTYTHGSSSFEHGSDSSQEDHYERYHFTYMPVVEQQMAPAKTPVKGPAKAPMQAPVQGSRASSYGGFRKQG, encoded by the exons ATGTCCAAATCACATCTGATTCATACGGATGAGGCTTTTATTGACCTCATTACTGGATGGTTTCAACTAAATATCACAA GTTTGATCCACCAGCTGAGATTCATTTGCCAGCAGCTGTCTGCTGTGAACTCATTAagatctgattggtcagtgctGATCTCTGGCAACACTTATAACTCTCCTCATTTGACAGAGTCTCCAACAGCAGCCTTCAACATGATGACTGTACAGTTCCTCTCAGG GGCTTCCCTCTTTGCTCTGCTTGTTGTGGACATATGCTGCCTTCCTGTTCAGAAAG GCTCTGGTCCTGGTGCTTCCTATGATAGCAGTTACACAAATGCTGGTCCTAGTTTTGACTCGTACCAGGGAGCACCTTCTGACTACTCTTCTTCTGGATCTGGTATGCCAAACTATGGTCCCTCTCAAGGCGGCTCCACACAATATTATCAGGCTGCGCCACAGCCGATGCCCAGTGTCCCTCAGTCTGCCAGCCCTGCACAATCAGGAGCTGCTTTTCAATCTGCTCCACGAG AGATCAGCTGGGCTGTTGCACCGCTCAGTCTCTCTGGCGATGCTGAAATGTCGGCTGGTGCACGTGCTGCAGCCTCGGGTCCAGGTGCCCTACCACCTGGACCAGTGTACCAAGCAGGAGACTTGTCCCATTTTGAATCGAGCATTGAGCATGGGAACTCCGAGAGGGAGACCGAGGAACAAGGCtggctgcctcctcctcctccttataTGCCCGAGTCTGAAGAATCTGCTGGAGAAAGCTTCATTGGCCAGCCTGAGACAGACTCCAACATGGGTGGAATCTGGGGTCCTTATCCTTCCTACAACTACATGTTCCTGACTGGCCAGTATCCTGCAGGCACATACACTcacggcagcagcagcttcgAGCATGGCAGTGACAGTTCGCAGGAGGATCACTATGAGAGATACCACTTTACCTATATGCCTGTTGTTGAACAGCAGATGGCTCCAGCCAAGACACCAGTGAAGGGTCCAGCCAAGGCCCCCATGCAGGCCCCAGTACAAGGTTCACGTGCTTCTTCATATGGCGGCTTCAGGAAGCAAGGCTAG
- the LOC131981680 gene encoding uncharacterized protein LOC131981680: MMTVQFLSGASLFALLIVDICCLPVQKGSGPGASYDSSYTNAGPSFDLYQGAPSDYSSSGSGMPNYGPSQGSSTQYYQAAPKPMPSVPQSASPAQSGAAFQSAPREISWAVAPLSLSGDAEMSAGARAAASGPGALPPGPVYQAGDLSHFESSIEHGNSERETEEQGWLPPPPPYMPESEESAGESFIGQPETDSNIGGSWFPYPSYNYMFLTGQYPAGTYTHGSSSFEHGSDSSQEDHYERYHFTYMPVVEQQMAPAKTPVKAPAKVPMQAPVQQTGSHASSYGGFRRQG, translated from the exons ATGATGACTGTACAGTTCCTCTCAGG GGCTTCCCTTTTTGCTCTGCTTATTGTGGACATATGCTGCCTTCCTGTTCAGAAAG GCTCTGGTCCTGGTGCTTCCTATGACAGCAGTTACACAAATGCTGGTCCTAGTTTTGACTTGTACCAGGGAGCACCTTCTGACTACTCTTCTTCTGGATCTGGTATGCCAAACTATGGTCCCTCTCAAGGCAGCTCCACACAATATTATCAGGCTGCGCCAAAGCCGATGCCCAGTGTCCCTCAGTCTGCCAGCCCTGCACAATCAGGAGCTGCTTTTCAATCTGCTCCACGAG AGATCAGCTGGGCTGTTGCACCGCTCAGTCTCTCTGGCGATGCTGAAATGTCGGCTGGCGCACGTGCTGCAGCCTCCGGTCCAGGTGCCCTACCACCTGGACCAGTGTACCAAGCAGGAGACTTGTCCCATTTTGAATCGAGCATTGAGCATGGGAACTCCGAGAGGGAGACCGAGGAACAAGGCtggctgcctcctcctcctccttataTGCCCGAGTCTGAAGAATCTGCTGGAGAAAGCTTCATCGGCCAGCCTGAGACAGACTCCAACATAGGTGGAAGCTGGTTTCCTTATCCTTCCTACAACTACATGTTCCTGACTGGCCAGTATCCTGCAGGCACATACACTcacggcagcagcagcttcgAGCACGGCAGTGACAGTTCGCAGGAGGATCACTATGAGAGATACCACTTTACCTATATGCCTGTTGTTGAACAGCAGATGGCTCCAGCCAAGACACCAGTGAAGGCTCCAGCCAAGGTCCCCATGCAGGCCCCAGTACAGCAGACTGGTTCACATGCTTCTTCATATGGAGGCTTCAGGAGGCAAGGGTAG
- the LOC131981977 gene encoding atrophin-1-like yields MMTVQFLSGASLFALLVVDICCLPVQKGSGPGASYDSSYTNAGPSFDSYQGAPSDYSSSGSGMPNYGPSQGGSTQYYQAAPQPMPSVPQSASPAQSGAAFQSAPREISWAVAPLSLSGDAEMSAGARAAASGPGALPPGPMYQAGDLSHFEASIEHGNSERETEEQGWLPPPPPYMPESEESAGESFIGQPETDSNIGGSWGPYPSYNYMFLTGQYPAGTYTHGSSSFEHGSDSSQEDHYERYHFTYMPVVEQQMAPAKTPVKAPAKAPMQAPVQQTGSRASSYGGFRRQG; encoded by the exons ATGATGACTGTACAGTTCCTCTCAGG GGCTTCCCTCTTTGCTCTGCTTGTTGTGGACATATGCTGCCTTCCTGTTCAGAAAG GCTCTGGTCCTGGTGCTTCCTATGACAGCAGTTACACAAATGCTGGTCCTAGTTTTGACTCGTACCAGGGAGCACCTTCTGACTACTCTTCTTCTGGATCTGGTATGCCAAACTATGGTCCCTCTCAAGGCGGCTCCACACAATATTATCAGGCTGCGCCACAGCCGATGCCCAGTGTCCCTCAGTCTGCCAGCCCTGCACAATCAGGAGCTGCTTTTCAATCTGCTCCACGAG AGATCAGCTGGGCTGTTGCACCGCTCAGTCTCTCTGGCGATGCTGAAATGTCGGCTGGTGCACGTGCTGCAGCCTCCGGTCCAGGTGCCCTACCACCTGGACCAATGTACCAAGCAGGAGACTTGTCCCATTTTGAAGCGAGCATTGAGCATGGGAACTCCGAGAGGGAGACCGAGGAACAAGGCtggctgcctcctcctcctccttataTGCCCGAGTCTGAAGAATCTGCTGGAGAAAGCTTCATCGGCCAGCCTGAGACAGACTCCAACATAGGTGGAAGCTGGGGTCCTTATCCTTCCTACAACTACATGTTCCTGACTGGCCAGTATCCTGCAGGCACATACACTcacggcagcagcagcttcgAGCATGGCAGTGACAGCTCGCAGGAGGATCACTATGAGAGATACCACTTTACCTATATGCCTGTTGTTGAACAGCAGATGGCTCCAGCCAAGACACCAGTGAAGGCTCCAGCCAAGGCCCCCATGCAGGCCCCGGTACAGCAGACTGGTTCACGTGCTTCTTCATATGGAGGCTTCAGGAGGCAAGGGTAG
- the LOC131981681 gene encoding atrophin-1-like yields the protein MMTVQFLAGASLFALLVVDISCLPVQKGSGPGPSYDSSYTNAGPSFDSYQGAPSDYSSSGSGMPNYGPSQGSSTQYYQAAPKPMPSVPQSARPAQSGAAFQSAPREISWAVAPLSLSGDAEMSAGARAAASGPGALPPGPVYQAGDLSHFESSIEHGNSERETEEQGWLPPPPPYMPESEESAGEGFIGQPETDSNMGGSWGPYPSYNYMFLTGQYPAGKYTHGSSSFEHGSDSSQEDHYERYHFTYMPVVEQQMAPAKTPVKAPAKAPMQAPVQQTGSHASSHGGFRRQG from the exons ATGATGACTGTACAGTTCCTTGCAGG GGCTTCCCTTTTTGCTCTGCTTGTTGTGGACATAAGCTGCCTTCCTGTTCAGAAAG gctctggtcctggtccttcCTATGACAGCAGTTACACAAATGCTGGTCCTAGTTTTGACTCGTACCAGGGAGCACCTTCTGACTACTCTTCTTCTGGATCTGGTATGCCAAACTATGGTCCCTCTCAAGGCAGCTCCACACAATATTATCAGGCTGCGCCAAAGCCGATGCCCAGTGTCCCTCAGTCTGCCAGGCCTGCACAATCAGGAGCTGCTTTTCAATCTGCTCCACGAG AGATCAGCTGGGCTGTTGCACCGCTCAGTCTCTCTGGCGATGCTGAAATGTCGGCTGGTGCACGTGCTGCAGCCTCCGGTCCAGGTGCCCTACCACCTGGACCAGTGTACCAAGCAGGAGACTTGTCCCATTTTGAATCGAGCATAGAGCATGGGAACTCCGAGAGGGAGACCGAGGAACAAGGCtggctgcctcctcctcctccttataTGCCCGAGTCTGAAGAATCTGCTGGAGAAGGCTTCATCGGCCAGCCTGAGACAGACTCCAACATGGGTGGAAGCTGGGGTCCTTATCCTTCCTACAACTACATGTTCCTGACTGGCCAGTATCCTGCAGGCAAATACACTcacggcagcagcagcttcgAGCACGGCAGTGACAGCTCGCAGGAGGATCACTATGAGAGATACCACTTTACCTATATGCCTGTTGTTGAACAGCAGATGGCTCCAGCCAAGACACCAGTGAAGGCTCCAGCCAAGGCCCCCATGCAGGCCCCGGTACAGCAGACTGGTTCACATGCTTCTTCACATGGAGGCTTCAGGAGGCAAGGGTAG
- the LOC131981678 gene encoding atrophin-1-like, with the protein MAEKQSLIHQLRFIYQQLSAVNSLSSDWSVLISGNTYNSPHLTESPTAAFNMMTVQFLSGASLFALLVVDICCLPVQKGSGPGASYGSSYANAGPSFDSYQGAPSDYSSSGSGMPNYGPSQGSSTQYYQAAPQPMPSVPQSASPAQSGAAFQSAPREISWAVAPLSLSGDAEMSAGARAAASGPGALPPGPMYQAGDLSHFESSIEHGNSERETEEQGWLPPPPPYMPESEESAGESFIGQPETDSNIGGSWFPYPSYNYMFLTGQYPAGTYTHGSSSFEHGSDSSQEDHYERYHFTYMPVVEQQMAPAKTPVKAPAKVPMQAPVQQTGSRASSYGGFRRQG; encoded by the exons ATGGCAGAGAAACAAA GTTTGATCCACCAGCTGAGATTCATTTACCAGCAGCTGTCTGCTGTGAACTCGTtaagctctgattggtcagtgctGATCTCTGGCAACACTTATAACTCTCCTCATTTGACAGAGTCTCCAACAGCAGCCTTCAACATGATGACTGTACAGTTTCTCTCAGG GGCTTCCCTCTTTGCTCTGCTTGTTGTGGACATATGCTGCCTTCCTGTTCAGAAAG GCTCTGGTCCTGGTGCTTCCTATGGCAGCAGTTACGCAAATGCTGGTCCTAGTTTTGACTCGTACCAGGGAGCACCTTCTGACTACTCTTCTTCTGGATCTGGTATGCCAAACTATGGTCCCTCTCAAGGCAGCTCCACACAATATTATCAGGCTGCGCCACAGCCGATGCCCAGTGTCCCTCAGTCTGCCAGCCCTGCACAATCAGGAGCTGCTTTTCAATCTGCTCCACGAG AGATCAGCTGGGCTGTTGCACCGCTCAGTCTCTCTGGCGATGCTGAAATGTCGGCTGGTGCACGTGCTGCAGCCTCCGGTCCAGGTGCCCTACCACCTGGACCAATGTACCAAGCAGGAGACTTGTCCCATTTTGAATCGAGCATTGAGCATGGGAACTCCGAGAGGGAGACCGAGGAACAAGGCtggctgcctcctcctcctccttataTGCCCGAGTCTGAAGAATCTGCTGGAGAAAGCTTCATCGGCCAGCCTGAGACAGACTCCAACATAGGTGGAAGCTGGTTTCCTTATCCTTCCTACAACTACATGTTCCTGACTGGCCAGTATCCTGCAGGCACATACACTcacggcagcagcagcttcgAGCATGGCAGTGACAGCTCGCAGGAGGATCACTATGAGAGATACCACTTTACCTATATGCCTGTTGTTGAACAGCAGATGGCTCCAGCCAAGACACCAGTGAAGGCTCCAGCCAAGGTCCCCATGCAGGCCCCGGTACAGCAGACTGGTTCACGTGCTTCTTCATATGGAGGCTTCAGGAGGCAAGGGTAG